From a region of the Ficedula albicollis isolate OC2 chromosome 1A, FicAlb1.5, whole genome shotgun sequence genome:
- the LOC101810161 gene encoding poly [ADP-ribose] polymerase 12-like encodes MALAALALRVLGPGPAAAAEAEVAVVVATSPVRLCPEHVAGCPGQCGQLHLCKYHLKGFCRNQVARKGCRFVHDFHSEHNLRVLKQYGLENLSRDELCQLLLQNDPSLLPEVCLHYNKGDGLYGSCSFKTSCSKLHVCQYFLRGQCRFGSSCKRSHDLLNPECFEKLERQGMSSDIIKKLPSTYRNMYDIKNGNRNMNDTEDAKSCKDRKPSTGQDSSATKDSESEQICLYHLYRSCGFKEKCIRTHFHLPYRWQYSEGNTWKDFTNMEEIEKAYCDPKNVRFDNALIYERVFLPVCVRFHDMYCGLLKVRRLSTASSVTKPPHFILTTEWIWYWKDEYDKWQEYGKQDDLHAAATVSSDDLEKAYLAESSPKLTFKAGRHEYEINFVSMMQKNIRYRTERKICRRPKFVSQADVEKTRARGVKHTEGFKNIPAHWDKSALPELGFKLIELDYSSEEYNKVKMDFQRTMPRAAIKKICRVQNPSLWELYQWQKDLMQKSNGGKAPDERFLFHGTSKKDIEAICQQNFDWRICGLHGTVYGKGSYFARDASYSDNYCGADSYTKTMFLARVLVGEFTLGSSDYVRPPMKDSQNFYDSCVNNYSNPSIFVIFEKQQIYPEYLIEYQTSARFL; translated from the exons ATGGCGCTGGCGGCGCTGGCGCTGCGGGTGCT ggggcccggcccggcggcggcggcggagGCCGAGGTGGCCGTGGTGGTGGCCACCAGCCCCGTGCGGCTCTGCCCGGAGCACGTCGCGGGCTGCCCGGGGCAGTGCGGGCAGCTGCACCTCTGCAAGTACCACCTGAAGGGCTTCTGCCGCAACCAGGTGGCCAG GAAGGGATGCAGGTTTGTTCATGACTTCCACTCAGAGCACAATCTCCGCGTTCTAAAGCAATATGGACTTGAGAATTTAAGCCGTGATGAACTTTGCCAGCTACTGCTTCAAAATGACCCTTCCCTCTTACCAGAG GTCTGCTTGCATTATAACAAAGGTGATGGACTTTATGGATCTTGTTCCTTTAAAACATCCTGCAGCAAACTTCATGTTTGCCAGTACTTTTTGCGGGGTCAGTGCAgatttggcagcagctgcaaacGGTCCCATGACTTATTAAATCCCGAATGTTTTGAGAAACTGGAGAGACAGGGCATGAGCTCAGACATTATTAAGAAACTACCTTCCACTTATAGAAACATGTATGACATAAAAAATGGCAACAGGAACATGAATGACACAGAGGATGCCAAGTCTTGCAAAG ACAGAAAACCCAGCACTGGACAAGATTCCTCAGCTACGAAGGACAGTGAATCAGAACAGATATGTTTATATCATCTGTACAGAAGCTGTGGCTTTAAAG AAAAGTGTATCAGAACCCATTTTCACTTGCCATATAGATGGCAGTACTCTGAGGGTAATACCTGGAAGGACTTCACAAATatggaagaaatagaaaaagcatACTGTGACCCAAAAAATGTCAG ATTTGATAATGCTCTTATTTATGAACGGGTCTTTCTCCCAGTCTGTGTCCGTTTTCATGACATGTACTGTGGGTTGCTGAAAGTCAGGCGTCTTTCTACAGCCTCCTCTGTGACCAAACCTCCTCACTTCATTCTTACAACAGAATGGATCTGGTACTGGAAAGATGAATATGACAAGTGGCAGGAGTATGGAAAACAA GATGATCTTCATGCAGCTGCTACTGTCTCCAGTGATGATCTGGAGAAAGCTTATTTGGCTGAAAGTTCTCCAAAACTGACCTTCAAAGCTGGAAGACACgaatatgaaataaattttgtgt ccatGATGCAGAAAAACATTCGCTACAGAACAGAGAGGAAGATTTGCAGAAGACCTAAATTTGTCTCTCAGGCAGACGTGGAAAAGACAAGAGCCAG GGGTGTTAAACATACAGAAGGGTTTAAGAACATTCCAGCTCACTGGGACAAATCTGCCCTGCCTGAACTGGGTTTCAAG CTGATTGAGCTTGACTATTCTTCTGAAGAATACAACAAAGTGAAAATGGACTTTCAGCGTACAATGCCCAGAGCAGCTATTAAAAAGATTTGTAGAGTTCAGAACCCATCCCTCTGGGAGCTGTATCAATG GCAAAAGGACCTAATGCAGAAGAGCAATGGTGGAAAGGCTCCAGATGAGCgatttttatttcatgggaCCAGCAAAAAAGACATTGAAGCCATCTGTCAGCAAAACTTTGACTGGAGAATCTGTGGCCTTCATGGGACAGTCTACGGCAAAG GAAGCTATTTTGCAAGGGATGCATCTTATTCTGACAACTACTGTGGGGCAGACTCCTACACCAAAACCATGTTTCTGGCACGAGTGCTGGTGGGGGAGTTCACTCTTGGTAGTTCTGATTACGTTCGGCCTCCCATGAAGGACAGCCAAAACTTCTATGACAGTTGTGTGAATAACTATTCAAACCCTTCTATCTTTGTCATCTTTGAGAAGCAGCAGATTTATCCAGAGTATCTCATAGAATACCAGACATCAGCAAGATTTCTGTAG